A portion of the Shewanella sp. SNU WT4 genome contains these proteins:
- a CDS encoding cysteine-rich CWC family protein → MGESKPMSTEPDANLAANQPTVSTAAISKAPINEAPNSQICPRCQASNQCAVASGANINACWCLNITFPTRPAANTSDLTLEPNAVIRPDACLCQTCAEAILQIQHLAREIKS, encoded by the coding sequence ATGGGAGAAAGTAAGCCGATGAGCACTGAGCCAGACGCAAATCTCGCCGCAAACCAGCCTACTGTGAGCACAGCAGCGATAAGCAAAGCGCCTATCAATGAAGCGCCTAATAGCCAGATTTGCCCTCGCTGCCAAGCCAGTAACCAGTGCGCTGTGGCCTCTGGCGCCAACATTAATGCCTGTTGGTGCCTTAATATCACTTTTCCTACCCGTCCAGCGGCAAATACTTCTGACTTAACCCTTGAACCAAATGCTGTTATTCGCCCTGACGCTTGCCTGTGCCAGACATGCGCCGAGGCGATATTACAGATTCAACACTTAGCCCGCGAAATAAAATCCTAG
- the mutH gene encoding DNA mismatch repair endonuclease MutH, producing the protein MNNTKHSPQTLAELLERADNMAGMTLAQLAQANNIVMPANLQRHKGWVGQLIELELGATAGSKPEQDFRHLGVELKTIPINAAGKPLETTYVCVAPLNDIQGLRWQDCLVSHKLQQVLWVPIAGDRHIPLGERRIGTAFLWQPSPSQWQQLQQDWEEIMELIATGQVNKITARHGEVLQLRPKAANSRVKTISIDSLGQKQLSNPRGFYLKINFTAEILSQAFQ; encoded by the coding sequence ATGAATAATACTAAGCACTCACCGCAAACCTTAGCGGAATTACTCGAGCGCGCCGATAACATGGCGGGTATGACCTTAGCGCAATTGGCTCAGGCCAATAACATAGTCATGCCAGCCAATCTGCAGCGCCATAAAGGTTGGGTTGGGCAGTTAATTGAGTTGGAACTCGGTGCCACGGCGGGCTCTAAACCTGAGCAAGATTTCCGTCATTTAGGCGTTGAGCTTAAAACCATCCCCATTAATGCCGCAGGAAAGCCACTTGAAACCACTTATGTGTGTGTTGCGCCGCTTAACGATATTCAAGGGCTGCGCTGGCAAGACTGTTTGGTGAGTCATAAATTGCAGCAAGTACTATGGGTACCGATTGCTGGTGATCGCCATATTCCTTTAGGCGAGCGGCGCATTGGTACGGCGTTTTTATGGCAACCCTCGCCTTCGCAGTGGCAGCAATTGCAGCAAGACTGGGAAGAAATCATGGAGCTGATTGCCACCGGCCAAGTGAATAAGATTACCGCGCGCCATGGCGAAGTGCTGCAACTGCGCCCAAAGGCTGCCAATAGCCGCGTAAAAACCATTAGCATAGATAGCCTAGGACAAAAGCAACTCAGTAACCCACGCGGCTTTTATTTAAAGATAAACTTTACCGCTGAAATCTTGAGTCAAGCGTTCCAATAA
- the oxyR gene encoding hydrogen peroxide-inducible genes transcriptional activator OxyR, with product MKHLPSLKNLYYLVHLHQEQNFNRAAKVCHVSQSTLSSGIQNLEEQLGHQLIERDHKSFMFTAIGEEVVRRSRNLLTDVDDLVELVQNQGAPMTGTIRLGCIPTIAPFLLSRLVRHCQTNYPELTLLLKEDTTDRLLGALGKGELDLLLLALPVDTQGFHSMKVGVDPFKMVMHSDLKEGVHVPIDYQQLPDESIFLLQSEHCITGHAITACQLGDSAKVNPFAATSLHTLVQMVDSKLGTTFLPQMAIDSGILSNTDLCVFDPPGEAPYRDIGLVWRQTTSRILTFRTLGLEIQSLLEKGGR from the coding sequence ATGAAACACCTTCCCAGCCTTAAAAATTTGTATTACCTAGTACATCTGCATCAAGAACAAAACTTTAATCGCGCCGCCAAGGTGTGCCATGTGAGTCAGTCAACCTTATCCAGTGGTATTCAAAATCTGGAAGAGCAGTTAGGCCATCAACTGATTGAGCGTGACCATAAATCGTTTATGTTTACCGCCATTGGCGAAGAAGTGGTGCGCCGCTCCCGTAACTTACTGACAGATGTGGATGACTTAGTCGAATTAGTCCAAAACCAAGGCGCGCCGATGACAGGCACCATACGTTTAGGTTGTATCCCGACCATAGCGCCGTTTTTATTAAGCCGCTTAGTGCGCCATTGTCAGACTAACTACCCAGAACTTACTTTATTACTGAAAGAAGATACCACCGACAGGTTGCTCGGTGCCTTAGGCAAAGGCGAGCTTGATTTATTGCTGCTGGCATTACCTGTGGATACCCAAGGCTTTCATAGCATGAAAGTTGGGGTTGACCCGTTTAAGATGGTGATGCATAGCGACTTAAAAGAAGGCGTGCATGTGCCTATTGATTATCAGCAACTGCCCGATGAAAGTATTTTCTTGCTGCAAAGCGAGCATTGCATCACAGGGCATGCGATTACCGCTTGTCAGTTAGGGGATAGCGCTAAGGTTAACCCATTTGCGGCGACGAGTTTGCACACTTTAGTGCAAATGGTGGATAGCAAGTTAGGTACGACTTTCTTGCCACAAATGGCCATTGATTCAGGTATCTTATCTAATACCGATTTATGCGTGTTTGACCCGCCAGGGGAAGCACCTTATCGCGATATCGGCTTAGTGTGGCGTCAAACCACCAGTCGAATTTTAACCTTTAGAACCTTAGGTTTAGAAATTCAAAGTTTATTAGAAAAGGGTGGCCGTTAA
- the gltB gene encoding glutamate synthase large subunit, giving the protein MSLYHPSFERDNCGFGLIAQMDGEASHRIIRTAIQGLDRMKHRGGVAADGATGDGCGLLMQLPVKFFQAIADEQGWHLSRKFAVGMLFLNPDPDLAEMAKQVIRKELEKETLSIAGWRDVPINTTALGATGLKSLPNITQVLINSPIGWREKDLERRLYMARRRIEQQLQHDSEFYIPSLSGQIIVYKGLMMPAALPVFYPDLADLRLQSAICLFHQRFSTNTSPRWPLAQPFRYLAHNGEINTITGNRQWARARAYKFSSPLLPDLQMAAPFVNETGSDSSSLDNMLDMLLSGGMDLFRAMRLLIPPAWQSNPEMDDDLKAFYDFNSMHMEPWDGPAGIVMTNGRHAACAVDRNGLRPSRYVITKDRILTLASEVGIWDYAPDEVIEKGRVGPGELLVLDTLDGKLYQSLEIDNDLKRRHPYRQWMTKNSQVLTPAEQLPQGKQGNSEFSAAKLLQYQKLFGYSREELEQIVWVLASKGEEAIGSMGDDTPMAVLSTKQRSLFDYFRQKFAQVTNPPIDPLREKHVMSLTTCVGREQNLFNETTGHAYRVMFGSPVLLFSDFNQLLTLDKANYRADTLNLCYDANEGLAHAIKRITDEAERLARMGTCLLVLSDRAIGSKCLVIPAIMAVGAVQQRLVDNSLRCDTNIIVETATARDPHHFAVLLGFGATAIYPYLAYESIAALAARNGEQHSTGLMINFRSGIDKGLRKIMSKMGISTVGSYRCSQLFEAVGLADDVVDMCFKGVISRIQGASFSHIEQDQKQLHKLAFQAHMPLPQGGLLKYVEDGEYHSFNPDVVTHLQQALNNKDGEAYQRFVDAVDKRPAAVLRDLLALSTSQTPVELSSVEPASKLYPRFDTAAMSIGALSPEAHEALAVAMNRLGGRSNSGEGGEDPSRFNSERNSAIKQVASGRFGVTAHYLVNAEVLQIKIAQGAKPGEGGQLPGDKVSVEIAGLRHSRPGVTLISPPPHHDIYSIEDLAQLIFDLKQINPRAMVSVKLVSEPGIGTIATGVAKAYADMITVSGYDGGTGASPISSVKYAGSPWELGLAEVHQSLVTNGLRHKIRLQVDGGLKTGLDVVKAAMLGAESFGFGTAPMIALGCKYLRICHLNNCATGIATQNKQLRDNHYHGLPQKVMNYFEFIAEEVRGYLAQLGFTHLEQLVGRCDLLTMTVGATAKQAALDLSAVLYQATPPAGSGLVWRERNPPEDIGALNQRIMADCEQALTEKTALELNYTIANTDRSVGATLSGNIARLYGRQGTKANIHLKLQGTAGQSFGVWNSQGLHMTLCGDANDYVGKGMSGGQLTLFPPHGSNFKTERSAIIGNTCLYGATGGKLFASGTAGERFAVRNSGAIAVVEGVGDNACEYMTGGIVLVLGKTGANFGAGMTGGFAYVFDQYNKFDKRLNRELVDSQAVSSSIHQQHLKALIQQHVALTQSEHGAMILNDFENWIDCFVLVKPKNIDAADLLTLDSTSSPLAVKAG; this is encoded by the coding sequence ATGAGCTTATATCATCCAAGTTTCGAGAGAGATAACTGTGGATTTGGCCTAATAGCCCAAATGGATGGCGAAGCCAGCCATAGAATTATTCGAACCGCCATTCAAGGTTTGGATAGAATGAAACACAGGGGTGGTGTGGCAGCGGATGGCGCCACCGGCGATGGCTGCGGCTTGCTGATGCAATTACCCGTCAAATTTTTCCAAGCTATTGCCGATGAGCAAGGCTGGCACTTAAGCCGCAAATTTGCGGTTGGCATGCTGTTTTTAAACCCAGACCCAGACTTGGCCGAAATGGCCAAACAAGTGATACGCAAAGAACTCGAAAAAGAAACCTTAAGTATCGCCGGTTGGCGCGATGTGCCTATCAATACCACAGCTTTAGGGGCAACAGGCCTTAAGAGCTTGCCAAACATTACCCAAGTGTTAATCAATTCGCCCATTGGCTGGCGCGAAAAAGACTTAGAGCGCCGTTTATACATGGCAAGGCGCCGCATCGAGCAGCAATTGCAGCATGACTCTGAATTTTATATCCCAAGCTTATCTGGGCAAATCATTGTTTATAAAGGGCTGATGATGCCTGCGGCCTTACCTGTGTTCTATCCAGATTTAGCCGATTTACGTTTGCAAAGCGCCATTTGTCTGTTTCATCAGCGCTTTTCAACTAACACCTCCCCAAGATGGCCACTGGCGCAACCCTTTCGCTATTTAGCTCACAATGGGGAAATCAATACCATTACTGGCAACCGCCAATGGGCAAGAGCGCGCGCCTATAAATTTAGCTCGCCATTATTGCCTGACTTACAAATGGCGGCGCCGTTTGTGAATGAAACTGGCTCAGACTCATCGTCCTTAGATAATATGCTCGATATGTTGCTCTCAGGCGGCATGGATTTATTCCGCGCTATGCGCCTGCTTATTCCACCAGCATGGCAAAGCAATCCAGAAATGGATGATGATTTAAAAGCCTTTTATGACTTTAACTCTATGCATATGGAGCCATGGGATGGCCCTGCTGGCATAGTTATGACCAATGGTCGTCACGCGGCCTGCGCGGTGGATCGCAATGGTTTACGACCATCGCGTTACGTCATCACTAAAGATAGAATTTTAACCTTGGCCTCGGAAGTGGGAATTTGGGATTACGCTCCTGATGAAGTCATAGAAAAGGGGCGCGTTGGCCCCGGTGAATTGTTAGTGCTTGATACCTTAGATGGCAAATTGTATCAATCACTTGAAATTGATAACGATCTTAAGCGTCGCCATCCTTATCGTCAGTGGATGACTAAAAACAGCCAAGTGCTCACGCCCGCCGAACAATTGCCCCAAGGCAAGCAAGGCAATAGCGAGTTTTCAGCGGCTAAATTACTGCAATATCAAAAGCTATTTGGTTATAGCCGTGAAGAGCTCGAGCAAATTGTGTGGGTGCTGGCCAGCAAAGGCGAAGAAGCCATAGGCTCTATGGGTGATGATACCCCTATGGCCGTGCTATCGACTAAGCAGCGCTCTTTATTTGATTATTTCCGCCAAAAGTTTGCTCAGGTGACTAACCCGCCAATTGACCCATTGCGGGAAAAACACGTGATGTCACTGACCACCTGTGTTGGCCGTGAGCAAAACTTATTTAATGAAACCACAGGCCATGCTTATCGCGTTATGTTTGGCTCGCCAGTTTTATTATTCAGCGATTTCAATCAACTGCTGACACTCGATAAAGCCAACTATCGCGCTGACACTTTAAATCTGTGTTATGACGCCAACGAAGGGTTAGCTCACGCCATTAAACGCATTACCGATGAAGCCGAGCGTCTGGCGCGTATGGGCACTTGCCTGCTGGTATTATCCGATAGAGCCATCGGCAGTAAATGCTTAGTGATCCCGGCCATCATGGCGGTGGGCGCTGTGCAGCAGCGCTTAGTTGATAACAGTTTGCGCTGTGATACCAACATCATTGTAGAAACCGCTACCGCCCGCGACCCACATCATTTTGCGGTATTGCTCGGCTTTGGTGCGACCGCCATTTACCCATATTTAGCTTATGAGTCGATTGCAGCGTTAGCGGCGCGCAATGGCGAGCAGCATTCAACTGGGCTAATGATCAATTTCCGCTCAGGGATTGATAAAGGCCTTAGAAAAATTATGTCCAAAATGGGCATATCCACTGTGGGTTCATATCGCTGCTCACAATTATTTGAAGCCGTTGGCCTTGCCGATGATGTGGTCGACATGTGCTTTAAAGGCGTGATTAGCCGCATTCAAGGCGCGAGTTTTAGCCATATTGAGCAAGACCAAAAACAACTGCATAAGCTTGCCTTTCAAGCCCATATGCCTCTGCCCCAAGGCGGCTTACTTAAATATGTAGAAGACGGCGAATACCACAGCTTTAATCCCGATGTCGTCACTCACTTGCAGCAAGCCTTAAATAATAAAGATGGCGAAGCCTATCAACGCTTTGTTGATGCCGTGGATAAACGCCCAGCGGCAGTACTGCGCGACTTATTAGCCTTAAGCACCAGTCAAACGCCCGTTGAGCTATCAAGCGTAGAGCCAGCCTCTAAGCTGTATCCACGCTTTGATACTGCCGCCATGAGTATTGGCGCCTTAAGCCCTGAGGCTCACGAGGCGCTGGCGGTGGCCATGAATCGTTTAGGTGGTCGCTCTAATTCTGGCGAGGGCGGCGAAGATCCGTCGCGCTTTAACAGTGAACGTAACTCAGCCATTAAACAGGTGGCATCGGGCCGCTTTGGCGTAACCGCCCATTACTTAGTCAATGCCGAAGTGCTGCAAATCAAAATCGCCCAAGGCGCAAAACCTGGTGAAGGCGGACAATTGCCAGGGGATAAAGTCAGCGTTGAAATTGCAGGCTTAAGGCACTCACGCCCAGGCGTTACCCTGATTTCACCGCCGCCGCACCATGATATTTACTCCATTGAAGATTTGGCGCAGTTAATTTTTGATTTAAAACAAATCAACCCAAGAGCCATGGTGTCAGTCAAATTAGTCTCTGAACCTGGTATTGGCACAATCGCCACCGGCGTAGCTAAAGCCTACGCCGATATGATTACTGTCTCTGGCTATGATGGCGGCACAGGCGCGAGTCCTATTTCATCGGTGAAATACGCAGGTAGCCCGTGGGAGCTAGGCTTAGCCGAAGTCCATCAATCGTTAGTGACTAATGGTCTGCGCCATAAAATTCGCCTGCAAGTCGATGGCGGTTTAAAGACCGGGCTTGATGTCGTTAAAGCCGCCATGCTCGGCGCTGAGAGCTTTGGTTTTGGCACGGCCCCTATGATAGCGCTAGGCTGCAAGTACTTACGCATTTGCCATCTAAATAACTGCGCTACCGGCATTGCTACCCAGAATAAACAGCTGCGGGATAATCACTATCACGGCTTACCGCAAAAAGTGATGAACTACTTCGAATTTATCGCAGAAGAAGTCAGAGGCTATTTAGCTCAGCTCGGCTTTACCCATTTAGAACAGTTAGTCGGGCGCTGCGACTTATTAACTATGACGGTTGGCGCTACCGCTAAACAAGCGGCCCTTGATTTATCTGCGGTGTTATATCAAGCCACGCCGCCAGCAGGCAGCGGTTTAGTGTGGCGGGAGCGCAACCCACCCGAAGATATTGGCGCATTAAATCAGCGCATTATGGCCGATTGCGAGCAGGCATTAACGGAGAAAACAGCGCTTGAGCTTAATTACACTATCGCCAATACCGACCGTTCAGTAGGCGCTACGCTCTCTGGCAACATAGCGCGCTTATATGGCCGTCAAGGCACTAAAGCTAACATTCACCTTAAATTGCAAGGCACGGCAGGGCAAAGTTTTGGGGTATGGAATAGTCAGGGCTTACACATGACCTTATGTGGTGATGCCAATGATTATGTAGGTAAAGGCATGTCTGGCGGCCAGTTAACCCTATTTCCGCCCCATGGCAGTAACTTTAAAACCGAGCGTTCTGCCATCATAGGTAACACCTGCTTATATGGCGCCACTGGCGGTAAATTATTTGC
- a CDS encoding adenylate/guanylate cyclase domain-containing protein — translation MAAFVFFRYAQSPELPQWAVGSGDLATLAIYMGIIFGSLHWLSNLIADLSAINRLPYLFSVIFKGLFLLLGATTLAYMTQYLNMWAITNHMTTLRQMLSVHILYTPSFQALIIYLVVVRIGLAFIEQMSLLVGPRVLLNIGLGKYHRPRYEQRLFLYLDMVASTTHAETLGDYRFSRLIQDSFSLLAETVANNDAEIYRYMGDAVLIHWPLNQGIKQDRVMNIYFDFSQQLNWQRHYFEEHYGFVPKFKAAAHCGQVVAAVVGVHKQEISFFSDVINTLARLQDQCNPLGQRMLISGNLAELLNMDDSLYRLNNLGQVQLKGKQHTTEVFGVSKKQ, via the coding sequence ATGGCCGCTTTTGTCTTCTTTCGCTATGCCCAAAGCCCAGAACTTCCCCAGTGGGCCGTTGGCAGTGGCGATCTCGCCACACTTGCCATTTATATGGGTATTATCTTTGGCTCCCTGCATTGGTTATCTAACTTAATTGCTGACTTATCAGCGATTAATCGCCTGCCCTATCTGTTTTCAGTGATCTTTAAAGGCCTGTTTTTATTACTGGGCGCCACAACCTTAGCTTATATGACCCAGTACCTAAACATGTGGGCCATTACTAATCATATGACGACCCTCAGGCAAATGCTGTCGGTGCATATTCTCTATACCCCGTCATTTCAGGCACTGATCATCTATTTAGTGGTAGTGCGCATTGGCCTCGCCTTTATTGAGCAAATGAGCTTATTAGTTGGCCCTAGGGTGTTACTCAATATTGGTTTAGGTAAGTATCATCGTCCGCGCTATGAGCAGCGACTGTTTTTATATTTAGATATGGTGGCTTCAACCACTCACGCGGAAACCTTAGGTGATTACCGCTTTAGTCGCTTAATTCAAGATAGTTTTAGCTTGTTGGCTGAAACTGTGGCTAATAATGATGCCGAAATATACAGGTATATGGGCGATGCAGTACTGATCCATTGGCCATTAAATCAAGGCATTAAGCAGGATAGAGTGATGAATATCTATTTTGACTTTAGCCAGCAACTCAATTGGCAGCGCCATTATTTTGAAGAGCATTACGGGTTTGTGCCAAAATTTAAGGCGGCGGCCCATTGTGGCCAAGTAGTGGCCGCTGTGGTTGGCGTGCATAAACAAGAGATTAGTTTCTTCTCGGATGTCATCAATACCTTAGCGCGCTTGCAAGATCAGTGTAATCCTTTAGGTCAGCGCATGCTGATTTCAGGTAATCTTGCCGAATTATTGAATATGGATGACAGCTTGTATCGCCTCAATAACTTAGGCCAAGTACAGCTTAAAGGTAAGCAACATACCACTGAAGTCTTTGGTGTCAGTAAGAAGCAATAA
- a CDS encoding Hpt domain-containing protein, with amino-acid sequence MSQADLDTVLDLNTLQQYCNAIGATTLLKSVVLFEQLLPEYVGNLIQAQEASDKETLCAEAHKFKGAAGSVGMKRVQQFAQLLQHGESEQWSELHCVWLSNIVEFSAKDLASLKAYLESQA; translated from the coding sequence ATGTCGCAAGCCGATTTAGACACAGTTTTGGATTTAAACACGCTCCAACAATATTGCAATGCCATTGGCGCAACCACCTTATTAAAAAGTGTGGTGTTGTTTGAGCAGTTATTACCAGAATATGTCGGCAATTTAATTCAAGCTCAAGAGGCTTCCGATAAGGAAACTTTATGCGCAGAAGCCCACAAGTTTAAAGGTGCCGCGGGATCGGTAGGAATGAAGCGAGTCCAGCAATTCGCGCAGTTATTACAACACGGTGAATCAGAGCAATGGTCTGAACTGCACTGTGTGTGGTTAAGTAACATAGTTGAATTTAGTGCTAAAGATTTGGCAAGCCTTAAGGCTTATCTTGAATCTCAAGCTTAA
- the rppH gene encoding RNA pyrophosphohydrolase — MIDSDGFRANVGIIICNKFGQVMWARRYGQHSWQFPQGGVDDGESAEEAMYRELYEEVGLRPEHVQVLCSSRSWLRYRLPKRLVRQDSKPMCIGQKQKWFLLQLKSQESAINLNSSGHPEFDDWRWVNYWYPVRQVVSFKREVYRKVMKEFSQIALSFQAKEPQRRRTRYRN, encoded by the coding sequence GTGATTGATAGCGACGGCTTTCGCGCAAATGTGGGCATCATCATCTGTAATAAATTTGGCCAGGTTATGTGGGCCAGACGCTATGGACAACATTCTTGGCAATTCCCGCAAGGCGGTGTCGATGATGGCGAGTCCGCTGAAGAAGCTATGTACCGTGAACTTTATGAAGAAGTAGGTTTAAGGCCTGAACACGTACAAGTCTTATGCAGTAGTCGCTCTTGGTTACGTTATCGCTTACCCAAACGCTTAGTGCGTCAAGATAGTAAGCCTATGTGTATTGGCCAAAAGCAAAAATGGTTTTTATTACAGTTGAAAAGCCAAGAAAGTGCCATCAACTTAAATTCATCAGGTCATCCCGAATTTGATGATTGGCGCTGGGTTAATTATTGGTACCCAGTGCGGCAAGTGGTGTCATTTAAACGCGAAGTATATAGAAAGGTCATGAAGGAATTTTCTCAAATTGCTTTATCATTTCAAGCGAAGGAACCGCAGCGGCGGCGTACTCGCTACCGCAACTAG
- a CDS encoding TIGR01212 family radical SAM protein (This family includes YhcC from E. coli K-12, an uncharacterized radical SAM protein.), translating to MGLDSYINTYGAACKARFGQKVKKLTIDAKFTCPNRDGTLGRGGCTFCNVSSFSHEAGTDLGISEQISQGKFRQRDRQAKGLGNNKDAANDKYIAYFQAYTSTYDEYALLKARYDEAIKDEHIVGLAVGTRPDCVPDAVIELLADYQDKGLEVWLELGLQTANEQTLKRINRGHGWQEYADTVARARRAGIKVCTHLILGLPGETHQDYMQTLTQVLELGIDGLKIHPLHIVEGSTMAKAWRSDKLTIMALEDYAFSVGEMIRATPKHIIYHRVAAYAQRPMLLAPDWCSRRWDAMVAIEDNLREFGGQGQALRSD from the coding sequence GTGGGCCTAGATTCATACATCAATACCTATGGCGCCGCCTGTAAAGCACGTTTTGGTCAAAAAGTTAAAAAGCTGACTATCGATGCTAAATTCACTTGCCCGAACCGTGATGGCACCTTAGGCCGCGGTGGTTGCACCTTTTGCAATGTATCTTCTTTTAGCCACGAAGCTGGCACCGACCTTGGTATTAGCGAGCAAATTAGCCAAGGCAAATTTAGACAAAGAGATAGGCAAGCTAAAGGCTTAGGTAACAATAAAGATGCCGCCAATGATAAGTACATCGCCTACTTTCAAGCCTATACCAGTACCTATGATGAATACGCCTTATTAAAGGCGCGCTACGATGAAGCCATTAAAGATGAGCATATCGTTGGTCTTGCTGTTGGTACTCGCCCCGATTGTGTCCCCGATGCTGTGATTGAATTATTAGCCGATTACCAAGACAAGGGGCTCGAAGTCTGGCTCGAACTTGGGCTGCAAACCGCGAATGAGCAGACCTTAAAGCGCATTAATCGTGGTCATGGCTGGCAAGAATATGCCGATACTGTAGCGCGCGCTCGCCGCGCTGGCATTAAGGTTTGTACCCATTTGATTTTGGGTTTGCCTGGTGAAACTCATCAAGATTATATGCAGACCTTAACGCAGGTACTGGAGTTAGGCATAGATGGGTTGAAGATTCACCCGCTGCACATAGTTGAAGGCAGCACTATGGCTAAGGCATGGCGCAGCGATAAACTCACCATTATGGCGCTAGAAGATTATGCCTTTAGTGTGGGGGAGATGATCCGCGCTACCCCTAAACATATTATTTATCATCGAGTTGCCGCGTACGCGCAGCGCCCTATGTTACTCGCGCCCGATTGGTGTAGTCGCCGCTGGGATGCCATGGTTGCCATTGAAGATAATCTACGAGAGTTTGGTGGCCAAGGGCAGGCATTAAGGAGCGATTAG